The Engystomops pustulosus chromosome 2, aEngPut4.maternal, whole genome shotgun sequence genomic interval aaaaacatcgcCAAAGTCCCGGTAGCATggtggcagaccctccagagacttgggagacagAAGAAGTCAGGACAGGTAGAGGTGTCACCATGCAGTGTGAGTGGCATTCTGATCCCCAAAGCAGAACCTTCCCAGTCTTCCAGTCAAGGACCGGGGCGCAAAGTggcagccatggaagacccaggagaaAAGATGATGTGGAGCACGGCAGGACATCGAAGAACAGTCTTACTTTTTGAAGAGCTCCAATTTAAAGAGAGACGGGTTCAGTGCAGTACCAGCCGGATCAAACAAGACTTGTCCACTGACAGAAGATATGGCTAGGGGTTTCTCGAGAAGAACTACTGGAATGCGATGCcgagagaccagagcagcatccataaagttccCCCGCAGAGCTAGAGTctaggaaagcagaaacttgtaTAGGAGTGCAGATACCGACACTGAGGAGCACTGGAAGTATCAGGCATTGAGAAGCTGTATTCACACCTGGGGACGTTTCTCCCATGAAGCCCCAATGAAAACCGGAGCCAAGCAAGGTAGATGTGGAAGCTGGGCCTACGGTTGCTCGTGACGCAACTCTTCAGCATCCTCATTGAACCGCATGGCACCTGGTCTCcagcagagcccgccgcaaagtaggatggtcttgctgtggcagggtgccaccaggtcgttccacaggtgtgactagcccacggtggcagccagggtcgaggtacagaatcagcgttCAGGCTCACGGTCAGGTACAGGAACAGGAACGTAATCAGGGCtgacggcagagatgcaaggtcccAGGTCAGGTcccaggtcacaacaggaatgcaggaacacactgagaagctttctctaggggtaaagagcgcaaagatccggcggggagtgatgaGAGCAGCGGTGCCTTGgctctttaaatcttcgagtgctgGCACGGGCCTAGCCGGGACTGGAGCAGGAGTGGTGAGTTCAGACCCGGGGAGCACAGCTCCACGGAGATCCAGGAcatggattgcgggagcacctgtgacatagTATAGGATAGTGGTAGTGATGGCACAGTTGGCCGCATTGAACCCCCTCCTCACCAGACCGCACATTCGAAATCCCTGCATCCCGCAACAGTGGCACAGTGAATGGCCCTCTTCCCAGCTGGACGGCACAGTCAAGGGGCCTCCTCCTCACCCGCAACCTGAACTTCTGACCGACAGACAACACAACCAGCTGCCTGTCCTCTAGCACACCTGCCCGTATACACAGCCGCCATGGTGGACACGGACACACCAAAAAGCAAGTACCATTATATGTAtccgtgtgtgtgtatgtatacacacaGATGTGGGAGGGCTATTACTcatatccccccaaaaaatggctACATATTGTATGgatattgtttttaacttttttctttaattGTACTCTGACAAGTTAGTTTTTGAGTGTATTGCATTTTTCATGTATAataaagtgttaactttaataagcctctgcttgtagccctaAAGAACCGGAGTTTCCGAAGGGATTACGTTACCAGGTCATTTTAACATAGTATATGTAgtaattgcatgttctgtgtgactcccagtgtgcattgtctgtgtggttgaggtgcctacggccttctttgtatAAGTAACTCATGGGTGGTGGCAGCAGATTGGTTGGGTGCAGAACGTGTGGGATAAATTTAGCggtaggacgccattttgtggaagtgggcggagtttaagggctaaattctatGTTATTAATTATGGTCGCACGGGCAGGGTGAATTAATATATTGATGTTATTTAAGCGGTTAGGCAGCTCCTCAAAGTTTACAGGTTGTGGTTGACGTTATACATATGTACGGCTGCATCCGATTCTTAATCCCCAATGGCACAAGGGTTTCTGCATTAGGTCTGGGGGGATTCAGTTTGTTTTAACCGGATCTCAGAATATGTTTTGTAACTGTTCTGTACTATGATATCTTACTTTAATATAGTATGACGCAAAGGGTTAAATTGGTTGGCTGGAATGTGAGAGGGTTAGGGGACTCCGCTAAGAGATATGCCTGGTCAATGGTCTTGAAGCAATGCCAGTCAGCTGTGATACGCCTCTCTGAGACTCATTTTCCTTCTTCCTCTGCGATTAGTCTGGGGCTTTCCTGGATTGGAGCAGCGCGTCACTCAGTATTCTCCTCGTACGCTAGAGGAGTTAGCATTCTAATtcataaattaccgtatatactcgtgtacaatGTGCTGAATAACcccgcctcggcttatacacaagtctataaaaaaataaatgtacatactcaccttccggcgccccCAATGTTCCAGTCCCTGCAGATCCTCTTCACTTTACTGTAACAGCCGTCAGTGGCGCAGCCATGAGCTCTGCTgcccggtgcacactatgatgtggcagTGTCGCTGCTGATGTTGTCATAGTGTGCGACGGGCCGTAGCATCGGGGAGCTGCACCGAGCATCAGGggtgccggaaggtgagtatgaacgtttattttttatgtgctgggcaaacagggatatatatatatatatattagggtttggctatacaccacaggggggctgtctggctatacaccacaggggggctgtctggctatacaccacaggggggctgtctggctatactccacaggggggctgtctggctatactccacaggggggctgtctggctatactccacaggggggctgtctggctatacaccacaggggggctgtctggctatactccacaggggggctgtctggctatactccacaggggggctgtctggctatactccacaggggggctgtctggctatacaccacaggggggctgtctggctatacaccacaggggggctgtctggctatacaccacaggggggctgtctggctatacaccACAGGGGGGCTGTCTTTGCTAGAATCAGACCAAGGcgtatcaataaaacttcattacagacaccttacagctgatcattgcagcctggaactaaagtaaagcagcttcactgtcaggaagacacaggaggagCTGCTGACAATGACAGGAGACATgtaacataacaaaaaaaaattaggaaaatcaTTTATTGTGTGATCATAAGTACATTACccagtatacataaatatacatccaATTATCCAGAACAAGTCTTTATAGAAAGTTTTCATGAtgattcatagattgtaagctctgatgACTAAGACCCTCCTTCCTTAAGTCTTATTATGTCTGTATAtgtccccatgatctgtaaaccgctgcagaatatgatagcgctatataaagatttattactaTTATATTATTCAGGGCTTCTCTCCTGTGCGACTTCTCTGAAGCTCAATAAGACTTGATCTATGACCAAGACACTTCCCTCATTCagaacatggaaatggcttctcctctgtgtgagttctctcatgttcCACCAGATCCGatttacaaataaaacatttcccacattcagggcatgaaaccggcttctctcctgtgtgagtttgtTGGTGTTTAACAAGAGATACTTTTCgattaaaacttttcccacattctgtacatgaaaatggcttcacccctgtgtgaattcGCACATGTTCAACTAAACGCGATTTGctactaaaacattttccacattcagaacaAAAAaagggtttctcccctgtgtgagtttgtTGGTGTCTAACAAGATAAAGTTTCAGACTAAAACgcttcccacattctgtacatgaaaatggcttctcccctgtgtgaattcgcaCATGTTCAACTAAACGCGATTTGctactaaaacattttccacattcagaacaaaaaaagggcttctcccctgtgtgagttctctggtgtttaAAAAGATAAAGTTTCACACTAAAACgcttcccacattctgtacatgaaaatggcttctcctttGTGTGAATTCGCACATGTTCAACTAAACGCGATTTGCTACTAAAACTTTTTacgcattcagaacatgaaaatggcttctcccctgcgtGAGTTCGCACATGTTCAACTAAACGCGATTTGctactaaaacattttccacattcagaacaAAAAaagggtttctcccctgtgtgagttctctggtgtttaACAAGATAAAGTTTCACACTAAAACgcttcccacattctgtacatgaaaatggcttctcctctgtgtgaattCGCACATGTTTAACTAAATTCGATTTGCTACTAAAACTTTTTccgcattcagaacatgaaaatggcttctcccctgtgtgagttctctggtgttgaaCAAGTTGTGGTTTCttaagaaaacatttcccacattcagaacatgaaaatggtctctcccctgtgtgaattttttgGTGTTTAACAAGATATGACTTttgattaaaacatttcccacattctgaacatgaaaaaggcttctcccctgtgtgagttccgAGGTGTTTATCAAGAATCGATTTCCAATAAAAACATTTCCCGCAgagtgaacatgaaaatggcttctctcctctgTGAGTTTGTTGGTGTCTAACAAGATAAAGTTTCAGACTAAAACGcttcccacattcattacatgaaaatggcttctcttctgtgtgagttctctgatgatcATCAAAATGCGATTTcctactaaaacatttcccacagaatgaacatgaaaatggcttctcctttGTGTGATTTTTTAGGTGTTTAACATATTTTGATCtctgattaaaacatttcccgcattcagtacatgaaatcgTCTtcttatctccatgatttccctcctctgtggaaagatgcgactgattatcttctacttcacgTGACATAAAGTCATCTATGGATAGAAAaatcatgtactgtatataaaaattataaatcaTTCACATATAATTCGATTAAAATCCAACTACCAAATAAATAACCAATTCCTTAGAACTCGGATTCTTTTACTTCTAAGACATAAAATGGCTGTGTAACCAGAAAATTTCCATATCAAACCGGAGCTGAGCCTTACAGTCCTAGAAAGTGGGTAAAGCAGGTTGGGTGCGATGATTTGCAACCCCCAGAATTTGAGCCAACGGTGATTCTCACATAAACCCCCTGGACACACAAGCCCCGTGAGGCACAACCCTGAAAGGCGGAGAGACCCTTTCATTAGCCCCAGTGAAACCGAGCTCTGTCAGCCAGAGGACTTCCACCAGCTTCTCGATAGTTAGAAGCCCGGCCTGTAATGGGAATAACGTCGGGCCAAAAGCCAGCCCAAGTAGCATATATCAAGACCGATCAATATAGACCTGTGGATTCGTGGACTGAGATAAAAGAGCAGGCCATGTTAAATTTATATATGAACCAGTTAGGGACCAGGGTAACTGCCGCCTTTTAACACCAGATACAATTTATCTATTAATGCCAATAATTAGAATTCTGCAGACTAGCGCCATGATTTTTGCAGCATTATTATTGGGAGAAATCAGGATGCTTATTCTATTGCTTTTTGGTCAAGGttgaaaaaaaatggtaaaaataattatgctttttttttacattttagctagatattttttaataactgtgTTATCTTAAGACCTATTGGCCTATTAGCGGCCGCCGacagcttctttctcctgttttttccattttttactccattCGGACATTGTAGTATCTGACATTCTGTGCCACAAATCTTAATACCTCACATGTTTGTTTTAGGGTAAGTTGGTGGCATATAGGGTGATTTTGGTTACTGGAGAGGAGAACAAATTTGAGAAAaacagatggtgaactccggggacctgagcggggaagcgacacatgcaggatatcgggtgcacgatcttagtgactccccgcacagtgcattatacacggacaatgcacttacatgcaccaggaagaagaaggtgaactccggggacctgagcggggaagtgacacatgcaggatatcgggtgcatgatcttagtgactccctgcacagcgcattatacatggacaatgcacttacatgcaccaggaagaagaaggtgaactccggggacctgagcggggaagcgacacatgcaggatatcgggtgcaagatcttagtgactccccgcacagcgcattatacacggacaatgcactttttgtaaACTCCAGagaaaaggtaagtaaatgtagaaAGTATATGATAAAAACTGAGCTAATATGATATTTTAatatgattaaataaaaaaaatactatttcAAGTTGTATTAAAAATTAATAGAATCACAAAATATGGTAATTAGAAatatagtacatatatatatatatatattttcaaataGGATCAGGGAGTAAGCGTTCTTCTTATGGAGATATTGCCAATTTAGCCCTAGTGTGGAGACTATTGGCCATGGATGctacactaggggattctggggaatatgtaaataagttttccaggatggtagaaggaaaaccacacctcttttgctaccttgtaaggcagccccattaccattaagcatgactttcaggaagcctaatggctTGGTAATGGTCTAGGCACATGATAGCAGTTTACCTGGTGTATATTTATGTAGCCTTCTATTCTATACCTCTCACTTTGGTGCCATTTTATGCTAGAGTTGGTCCTTATATTTGCAtgtattttgcacaatgttgtaTAGCATTTATTCATTCCTGGCCCAGCTCTGACATTTGGCCACTAAATTGCTTCTCAACcccgaggcccttttttgtttctgcatttccatttttcactcccccccaaaaaatatacatttttaatttttccatgtacagagctgtgtgacggctttttgcgtaacaaattgcgttTCATAGTGAGGGCCTATaatgttccatgccgtgtactgggaagcaggaaaaaaattccaaatgcagtgaaattggtgaaaaaacgcatttccgccattttcttgtgggcttggatattacggcttttgctgtgcgccacaaatgacaggtctactttattctttgggtcggtgcaatcacggggataacacatttatatagggtttataatgttttcatacatttacaaaaattaaaacctcctttacaacaatgttttttttattttgcagtcttctggcgctaataactttttcatacttcggtttcCGGAGCGGTGGGTggtgcagtatgcagcaaagacttacaggctacagagagggctcagcccgtgaggtgCCCATCAGGAAAGGGTTAAGATATAATATACCTTCCACTTATTTCATACTGCCAATCTGTGTGTCcattatgtatgtatttgtataacATTTGTTTTTAATGGTTTTAAATAACATGATTTTTGTCTAATAAAATTTGATATATTTTGTATACACATCCCACTTTTTCTTTTTGGAGTTCATAATCTTTTTaggatgttttttttcttattcatTAGCCCTAGGCCTTTTATTGTCTATAAAAATACCTGCAGTTTTTTATATTGTAATAATAGCCTCTGTCATGATTAATCAGAGTCAGCATAGTACAGAGCATGTGTATTGTACCGGAGAGTACACAGTGGCGTTACCGGCGTCATGGTATGGTTGTCCGGTGAGATCTTTGGGTTATCCTTGACATCACGCCAGGCGAGGGAGTTACATAGCAATCAGTATGCAGAGACTTAACCTTTACAATGGTTAAACCTTTAATGGGCACAATCTAAGTGCACTCACAATATGCAGATTGTAGATATTCGAGAACCTAGGATGAATTTTGGTCTTGCACCAATGAGTTTTTCGGGGGCGTGTTATTGTATGGGTTAAGTGATGCCGATGTCACCACACGATTCTAACAAGCCGGATGAAGCGCAAGGAGCGCGAAAACGGCGTCACTTGTTTACAGCACAATATGCACCTTACCTCTCCCCTGTAATGTAAGTTTTGTGAatcaataaaagaaaaagataaaAAGGGCAAGTGCCTTTCTACTATGTCGATCCTCATACAGAGACAGGaccttcaagatcttgctggatgattCAGTTAATTCTAATATTCCTCTCTGGTTTTTCCACATATTGCTGGATAATCATGTATAATTAGTAAGCAGTATAGCTCTATAGCAGCTAGTTTACTATAATGGCCTATTACAGATCTTCGAAGTGCCGTAATGGGGCTATTATTTTAGAGTTCCACCTGTCTCTAATAAGAGCAGCATCCTTTATACACTTAGGTGCCCTGAAAAGGGAAATTTCTGCCTAGCTGAATGTCCATATGAGGAGCAGCAAGCTCTCCCTAGTTCTAGCTTTCATAAAGATAGAGGCTTGGTTCCGAACATGGATCGAGATCCCAAACAGTAGCGCTTGTTTGGTCTCCTGGTCCGTGAATTATGATCCCGGCAAGTTTGATATggacccaaactttgcagttttGGTCAGCTCATCACTATttgtcatcattatctcctcccctggatgtgacctctccctgcaatgtataagggaagaataacccacaagatacatgaaaggctcttaccctcctctgtcactgatgaggggatttcctctccgctcctccttccaccacaactttcctggaaagatccaacatgaaggacatgagaaaacaaggaaatgtatacagagattctcttatatccaagtaAGCGGCAAAATCCTCAAGAAGACAGGAACTAAGGGCTTATGCACACAAATATGTGTTTGCATGGGCCGTAACCCAGGCACGTACACGGCTAGGaaaagaatgaattagttactcaccggtaattccatttccattagtccaccatgacggcccacctggaggatgccccttgacctctgtagggacaggaagaagagaggttaaattcccctccccgcatcctcccgccagtgacttcaaaataaccacgctgaggaagatgcaacaatgatttatttatatgttttcatCACATACAGTTTCATCATTGTGAATACCACATAACCTATAACAAGCAAGGGAGGGAaactataggccgtcatggtggactaatggaaatggaattaccggtgagtaactaattcattctttccacttcgtcccccatgacggcccacctggagacttacaatatGAGTAGTTTTTTAGGGAGGGATCACTGCTTGAAGCACTTTTCTCCCGAAGGACAGATCCTTCGAGGAGGGCAAGTCAAGTCTATAGTGTTTAGAGAAGGTAGAAGAGGAAGTCCAAGTTGCTGCTTTGCAGATCTGTTCTAAGGAGGCCCctcttttctctgcccaggaggtggATACGGCTCTTGTGGAATGTGCCCTTATTCCTGATGGTACTGGAATCTCCTGGATGTCGTAACAAGAAGATATCGCCATCCTTAGCCATCTAGCGATGGTTGCCttggacgccttcctccccttatttttcccctggaattggaGAAATAGGTTAGAATCAACTCGCCAGGATTCAGTTATTTCCAAGTATCTAACGACAGAACGTCTTACATCTAGAGTGTGCCATTCGCGTTCTCTTTCTGAGGACGGATTCTTGCAGAAGGAAGGTAATATGATCTCTTGACCTCTATGGAACTCCGAGACCACCTTTGGGATGAAATTTGGGTCCAGTGTGAGAATAATTCTATCATCAAGAACCCTCATATAGGGTTCCTTAATAGAAATTGCCTGGAGTTCACCTAGTCTCCTTGCTGAGGTGATTGCTACCAGGAATACCGTCTTTAGTGTCAGGTTTTTTACACTAGCAGAAGAAATTGGTTCAAAAGGCTCCTTAATTAAAGCATTTAAGACCAGAGAAAGATCCCATGAAGAAGTCCTTTTAAGGACCTGGGGTTTTAATCTAGAGGCTGCTAGAATGAATCTTTTcacccacctgtgctcgatgaggGGTTGATCGAAGAAAGCACTTAGGGCTGATACCTGGACCTTTAGAGTACTTGTGGAAAGtcccaactccaaacccttttgAAGGAAGTCAAGAACCTTCAGGGTGTTTATAACAGCAGAGGATAATCCTTGGGACTTCATATAGTCCGattcaggatccatgctgataACTGGAGTCTTCCTGGATCTGGATGGGATATTGGACCCTGTACCAGGAGATCTTCTGACACTGGTAGTATGACTGGATCCTGAGTGGACATCCGCTTCAGAATCGGgtaccagctctttttgggccaatTTGGGCACACAAATATGGTCTGTGTCTTCTCTAGATAAATTTTCTCCAATACTCTGTCGatcaggggaataggggggaaggcGTAGGCGAGAGTGGTGTTCCAAGAGTGGGAGAATGCATCCAGACGATCTCTTGTCTCCCCTTTTTCTAAGGAAAAAAAGTGTCGACACTTGGAGTTTCTTTTTGTCGCAAACAAATCTATTTGAGGTTCTCCCCAAAGGGAGGATAGATACTGGAATATCTCCTCTTTAATGCACCACTCGTTGGGAAGTATTTTCCTTCGGCTGAGGAAATCCGCCGTGGTGTTCTCTGTTCCCTTTAGATGGGTAGCCGAGATTGATAGGACAtggtcctctgcccacaaaaatatttgccTTGTTAAGGACATCAGTAATGGGGATCTGGTCCCCCCTTGCCTCTTCAGGTATGATACTGTCGTGGTGTTGTCGGACAGTATCAACAGGTGATGTCCTGCTAATTGAGCAGTGTTTGAGCTGAGCACTTCCCAAACCGCCCTTAGTTCTCGATAGTTGGATGACCTTCTGGAGATCTCCTCTGTCCAGGAGCCCTGCGTCAACTTTTGAGGAAGCACTGCTCCCCAACCGCTCTTGCTGGCATCTGTCTGTATGGTGATATACGGACTGTTCCTCCAGAAGATTCCCCTGTCTAGATTTGTGTCCATCAGCCACCACTTGAGATCTTCCTTGACTGACGCGGGGATTGATACCTTTTTGTCCAGTCCCTTCGAACTCCTGTTCCAGGACCTTAGAACCCATTTCTGGAGAACTCGAGTATGGGCTTGGCACCAGGCCACTGAGGAGATGCATGCTGTTAATAGTCCTAGGACCTTCATAGCGCCCCTGATGGAGATAAGAGACCTTCTCCGGAACCTTCTTAACTCCTCCTTGATATGAGCCCtcttttcctgtggaaggaatGACATTTGTAAGCATGAGTTTAAATTTACTCCCAGGAATTTCTTTACTGTGGCTGGTGATAAATCTGATTTTGGGTAATTTATGATCCAGCCTAGTCTTTCTAAAGTTCCTATTGTGATGTCCCTTGAGGAAATTAGGTTCTGTTTGTTTTGTCCAATAACCAGTAGGTCGTCTAGATATGGAATAATCAGTATGTCCTGCTGTCTTAGGAACgccaccacctctatcatcaccttggtgaaggttctGGGGGCTGAAGATATGCCAAAGGGGAGTGCACGAAATTGAAAATGTAACGTGGAACCCCCCGGAGAAAAAACAGAGAACCTTAGGAACTTTTGTGAAGACGGGTGAATGGGGACGTGATAATATGCGTCCTTTaggtctatagtgcacattacagCATTTTTGTGGATAATGTGGGTGGCAgaccttaccgactccatcctgaactTGTTGTAGACGATGAAGTCGTTGAGTCGTTTCAGGTTGATTATCAGCCTGTTCGATCCGTTCGGCTTCTTtacaagaaaaagagaagaataaaatCCTTGCTTTTCTTGTTCCTGAGGAACCTGGGTAATAACTCCAGAAGACAATAAAGATGATATTTCTTGCCAGATTAGATAGTGGGACATTTCTGATGTATGGGGAGAGGGTGGTAGGTAACTTGTAGGAGGAAGCTTCTTGAAGTCTATCTTGTATCCTTGAAGAAGGATGTCTAGAACCCAAGGATTTGAGGTGATTTTTAACCATTCCTCTCTGAACTTCAATAATCTTCCTCCTACTATGGCGTCACTGTTTCTTGTTTCTGTTGGGATCGGATGATGTTGA includes:
- the LOC140119829 gene encoding uncharacterized protein, yielding MSREVEDNQSHLSTEEGNHGDKKTISCTECGKCFNQRSKYVKHLKNHTKEKPFSCSFCGKCFSRKSHFDDHQRTHTEEKPFSCNECGKRFSLKLYLVRHQQTHRGEKPFSCSLCGKCFYWKSILDKHLGTHTGEKPFSCSECGKCFNQKSYLVKHQKIHTGERPFSCSECGKCFLKKPQLVQHQRTHTGEKPFSCSECGKSFSSKSNLVKHVRIHTEEKPFSCTECGKRFSVKLYLVKHQRTHTGEKPFFCSECGKCFSSKSRLVEHVRTHAGEKPFSCSECVKSFSSKSRLVEHVRIHTKEKPFSCTECGKRFSVKLYLFKHQRTHTGEKPFFCSECGKCFSSKSRLVEHVRIHTGEKPFSCTECGKRFSLKLYLVRHQQTHTGEKPFFCSECGKCFSSKSRLVEHVRIHTGVKPFSCTECGKSFNRKVSLVKHQQTHTGEKPVSCPECGKCFICKSDLVEHERTHTEEKPFPCSE